A genome region from Mycolicibacterium litorale includes the following:
- a CDS encoding Fur family transcriptional regulator, producing MTPLRESDLAARLRAAGLRVTAPRLAVLTALADAPHSTADDVAGHVREALGSVSTQAIYDVLRACVSAGLVRRIEPAGSSARYETRIGDNHHHLVCRGCGRVADVDCVVGAAPCLHPAGVEDGFTVDEAEVVFWGTCADCRAQQQVSFHHITHQDEESAE from the coding sequence ATGACCCCTTTGCGTGAATCCGACCTCGCGGCCCGGTTGCGGGCCGCGGGGCTTCGGGTCACCGCACCTCGACTCGCGGTGCTGACCGCGCTCGCGGACGCCCCGCACTCGACGGCCGACGACGTCGCCGGCCACGTGCGCGAGGCGCTCGGCTCGGTGTCCACCCAGGCGATCTACGACGTCCTACGGGCGTGTGTGTCGGCAGGCCTGGTCCGGCGGATCGAGCCCGCGGGTTCGTCGGCGCGTTACGAGACGCGCATCGGTGACAACCACCACCACCTGGTGTGTCGAGGCTGCGGCCGGGTGGCGGACGTCGACTGCGTCGTCGGCGCCGCGCCATGCCTGCACCCCGCCGGCGTGGAAGACGGCTTCACCGTCGACGAAGCCGAGGTCGTGTTCTGGGGCACCTGCGCGGATTGCCGAGCGCAGCAACAGGTTTCATTCCATCACATCACTCATCAGGATGAGGAGTCCGCCGAATGA
- a CDS encoding catalase, with amino-acid sequence MTKPTTSNTGVPVESDDESLTAGAQGPVLLHDWYLIEKLAQFNRERVPERIVHAKGAGAYGELVITNPEIADYTKAKLFQPGVRTESLVRFSTVAGEQGSPDTWRDPRGFAVKFYTEDGNYDIVGNNTPVFFIRDAIKFPDFIRSQKRLPGNGLRDHNMQWDFWTLRPETAHQVTWLMGDRGIPKTYRHMNGYGSHTYQWVNAAGERFWVKYHFKTDQGIDYLTQEEADRLAGTDPDYHRADLWNAIERGEYPSWTLKVQIMPVDEAESYRFNPFDLTKVWSKKDYPLIEVGTWTLNRNPQNYFVEIEQAAFAPSNIVPGIGFSPDKMLLGRVFSYADAQRYRVGTNYAELPPNRARAAEVNSYSKEGAMRHTFNAPEVPVYAPNSYGGPHADPERAGDGGQWGFDGTAVRAGYIRHAEDDDFAQAGTLVREVMTAEERERLAHNIIGHASNGVTPEVLERVYQYWRNVDADLGAKVEAGVKANLAEADGAAHQPAQEGQSAVAGDSAAPKVKVGAQA; translated from the coding sequence ATGACCAAACCCACCACCAGCAACACCGGTGTGCCCGTCGAAAGTGACGACGAGTCGCTGACCGCAGGCGCACAGGGGCCGGTCCTGCTCCACGACTGGTACCTGATCGAGAAACTCGCCCAGTTCAACCGCGAACGCGTCCCCGAGCGCATCGTGCACGCCAAGGGCGCGGGCGCCTACGGCGAACTCGTGATCACCAACCCCGAGATCGCCGACTACACCAAGGCCAAGCTCTTCCAGCCCGGCGTGCGCACCGAATCACTCGTGCGCTTCTCCACCGTCGCCGGTGAGCAGGGCAGCCCCGACACCTGGCGCGACCCGCGCGGTTTCGCGGTCAAGTTCTACACCGAAGACGGCAACTACGACATCGTCGGCAACAACACGCCTGTCTTCTTCATCCGGGACGCGATCAAGTTCCCGGACTTCATCCGCAGCCAGAAGCGCCTGCCCGGCAACGGACTTCGCGACCACAACATGCAGTGGGACTTCTGGACCCTGCGCCCGGAGACCGCTCACCAGGTGACCTGGCTGATGGGTGACCGCGGCATCCCGAAGACCTACCGCCACATGAACGGCTACGGCAGCCACACCTACCAGTGGGTGAACGCCGCCGGCGAGCGGTTCTGGGTGAAGTACCACTTCAAGACCGACCAGGGCATCGACTACCTGACCCAGGAGGAGGCCGACCGGCTGGCGGGCACCGATCCCGATTACCACCGCGCCGACCTGTGGAACGCCATCGAGCGCGGCGAGTACCCGAGCTGGACGCTGAAGGTCCAGATCATGCCCGTGGACGAGGCGGAGTCCTACCGGTTCAACCCGTTCGACCTGACCAAGGTGTGGTCGAAGAAGGACTATCCGCTCATCGAGGTCGGCACCTGGACGCTCAACCGCAACCCGCAGAACTACTTCGTCGAGATCGAGCAGGCCGCGTTCGCGCCGTCGAACATCGTTCCGGGCATCGGGTTCTCACCGGACAAGATGCTGCTGGGCCGGGTGTTCTCCTACGCCGACGCCCAGCGCTACCGCGTCGGGACCAACTACGCCGAGCTGCCCCCGAACCGGGCCCGCGCCGCGGAGGTGAACTCCTACTCCAAGGAGGGCGCCATGCGGCACACCTTCAACGCCCCTGAGGTTCCGGTGTACGCACCGAACTCCTACGGCGGTCCGCACGCCGACCCCGAACGCGCCGGTGACGGCGGCCAGTGGGGCTTCGACGGCACCGCCGTGCGTGCCGGCTACATCCGGCACGCGGAGGACGACGACTTCGCGCAGGCCGGCACGCTGGTGCGTGAGGTGATGACCGCCGAGGAGCGGGAGCGGCTGGCGCACAACATCATCGGGCACGCGTCGAACGGCGTCACGCCCGAGGTGCTCGAGCGGGTGTACCAGTACTGGCGCAACGTCGACGCCGACCTCGGCGCGAAGGTGGAGGCGGGCGTCAAGGCCAACCTCGCGGAGGCCGACGGCGCCGCGCACCAGCCGGCGCAGGAAGGCCAGAGCGCCGTCGCCGGCGACAGCGCCGCACCGAAGGTGAAGGTCGGCGCGCAGGCGTAA